In Candidatus Sulfurimonas marisnigri, a single genomic region encodes these proteins:
- the gltX gene encoding glutamate--tRNA ligase, with the protein MLRFAPSPTGDMHIGNLRVALFNYIVSKQRNEELIVRIEDTDKERNIDGKDKEILDLLSLFGIEYSQVIYQSENVRFHTAMALQLIHNKKAFSCFCSSDWLDKKRDEAKEEKKAYRYDDACRNLPDELVIDNMNPFTIRIKKPDETIVIKDYIKGDVSFEPKDVDSFIIMRQDKTPTYNFACAVDDMLSDISLVIRGEDHMSNTPKQALIRNSLAYEKEIEYAHLPIILNDSGKKMSKRDDASSVKWLLEEGYLPDAIANYLILIGNKPPKEIFNISEAIDWFDLEKISKSPARFDIDMLKHINREHLKNLDAKELSRYMGFADNEIGELARVYLEEAGTTKELRSKIEPIFADKIIPDEFADSAKIMIETIKNSPYFEEYGDFKNYIMKESGLKGKDFFKPLRFILTGAGHGPDVAEIYKYIKNYIGEIVK; encoded by the coding sequence ATGTTAAGATTTGCGCCTAGTCCGACTGGTGATATGCACATAGGTAACCTTAGAGTTGCTTTATTTAACTACATTGTGTCAAAACAAAGAAATGAAGAGCTAATTGTTAGAATTGAAGACACAGATAAAGAGCGCAATATAGATGGCAAAGATAAAGAGATACTTGATTTGTTATCTCTGTTCGGTATAGAGTATTCTCAAGTGATTTATCAGAGTGAAAATGTACGTTTCCATACTGCAATGGCTCTTCAGTTGATTCATAATAAAAAAGCGTTTAGCTGTTTTTGTTCTTCAGATTGGCTTGATAAAAAGCGTGATGAAGCTAAAGAGGAAAAAAAAGCATACAGATATGATGATGCATGTAGAAACTTACCTGACGAACTTGTAATAGATAATATGAATCCATTCACTATTAGAATTAAAAAACCAGATGAAACAATAGTTATTAAGGATTATATAAAGGGTGATGTTAGTTTTGAGCCAAAAGATGTTGACAGCTTTATTATAATGAGGCAAGACAAAACACCTACTTATAACTTTGCTTGTGCCGTTGATGATATGTTAAGTGATATATCTCTTGTTATTCGCGGTGAAGACCATATGAGCAATACACCAAAACAAGCTTTAATTAGAAATTCACTTGCTTATGAGAAAGAGATCGAGTATGCTCACTTGCCTATTATTTTAAATGATAGTGGTAAAAAAATGAGTAAAAGAGATGATGCGTCAAGTGTTAAATGGCTTCTTGAAGAGGGGTATCTACCAGATGCTATTGCAAACTACTTAATATTAATAGGAAATAAACCACCTAAAGAAATTTTTAATATAAGCGAAGCAATTGATTGGTTTGATTTGGAAAAAATATCTAAATCCCCTGCTCGCTTTGATATTGACATGCTAAAACATATAAATAGAGAGCATCTTAAAAATCTTGACGCTAAAGAGCTGTCAAGATATATGGGTTTTGCTGATAATGAAATAGGTGAACTTGCAAGAGTTTACTTAGAAGAAGCAGGAACAACTAAAGAATTGAGATCTAAAATAGAGCCTATTTTTGCTGACAAAATAATTCCAGACGAGTTTGCAGACTCAGCTAAAATAATGATAGAGACTATTAAAAATTCACCCTACTTTGAAGAATACGGTGATTTTAAGAACTATATTATGAAAGAGTCAGGTCTCAAAGGAAAAGATTTTTTTAAACCTCTTCGTTTTATTTTAACAGGTGCCGGACATGGTCCAGATGTTGCTGAGATATATAAGTATATTAAAAACTATATAGGGGAGATCGTTAAATGA